CAAGTTCATTTTACTAAAGATTGAATCTACAGAGGAACTAGTAGGCCTTACATGGAACACACAGGTGACACTACGCCAGTTGGCCATAGACTATCAAATCCACATGTTTTAAAAATACATCCACTGATCCATGCGTTCTCATTTCACTATAAAGGAAACATCTCCTCAAAATATTGAATACCAATACTATGAAAAAGGCAGATCAAGTGGTGTGACCGCAAAACAGAAGCAATGATATGCATATAGTCTTAGAGTGTCAAAGCTATGTTTCAGTGTTGATAGATGAACCACAATATAGAGAAGTCAGATAAGAAATGTTGACTAAGACTCTGTTCTTGGGCTCATTCACTTGCTTTTAAGTTTGATAGTTCCACAACTACACAAATGAAGTGGATGGATATTAGCAAATGATGCAACGTAGCTTCCTACGGGACAGcacgtctttttttttctacacATGATAATGGATATTACAATTGGACTAGGTAAAAGAGAGATTAATATGTATACAGTGCAAGAGGGAATAGCAGCATAAGAGGTATAGGTAAAAGCATGTGCTTAGGCAATGTCAAAATTTATTTAACAAACTTTATGAACCTTAACTCACattggcattcaaagctcaagctGATTTTCCCAGCCTACTTTCCCCTCGTTTGTTTGAGAGTGTCACCTGCATGAAAGAAATTGTCCGAAAATCATTATCTGTTCACCATATACTGAAAAGTGAAAAGCAACAACAATAAAAACACGGAGTGTTAGATACCTTTTGTATGCCAACCAGCTAATGTTCTGATATATTCTTGCATGCAAATGAGCCATTCAGCATGTGAACTTCATATGCTTGTGTCGATCTAAGAAGTTGCTGATGCATGGACTCTGGCCTATGCTTATAGTTGGTTTTCCTTGCATGCCAATATGTTAACATGGCAGTTCAATTTTGCTGAAATAAAGAATCGCAGgccaaactctacttctgatcatGCACTATAGTTTGTCAAGGAGGAAAACCAAGTGCAGGGGCACTACCATAGCTTTTCATTGGTTCGACATTAACAAATCCTGCATCCTTTATCTTTGAATTCCCACTATCAATGGAAACAATAAGGACAAAATGATCAGATTTTTGGCTGCCTTCTTGAAACAAGTTAAATAACTTAACCGATCCATATCTGTTTCCCTGGTAGTTGCCATCGTTGTAATATAGCAAAAGCTTACTCCCACTGTACTTGACATTTTTTCCATTCCCTATGTTGGTCTTGATCCCAAGTTCACGTCCAACCACATCTATGGGAAGTAGATTTCCATAAAACTGAGAAGCAGCAGCAATGTAGTTCTTCCGAGCATCAGCCAAACTTACATGGTCATTCTCTTCATCCAATGTGAACAACCCAACTTCTTCAAGAGCCCTGCTAGTGTACCTTTTTTCTAAACTGAAATTATCTGTGGTATCCTGTTCTGGAACATTTCCTGCCAAAGTTTCTTGAGAAGTTCTTCTTGAGTCAGTCCAAACATCAGATTTTTTGTACATTCCTACAAGTGCATTAGTGACATATACATCAGAAAGCAGACCCATTTTTATGATGGAAGCATGCAATTGTCTCCCCAAATCAATAGCACATAGATCAGCACAACCCCGTAAGATTCTTGCGAAGGTGACACGATTTGCGCGCAATCCACTGTGCTGCAtcttagagaaaagctgaagagcTTCATCACTGCATCTGTTCTgaatataacccaacattaacATGGCATATGAATTGATGTTCCAACTCTTCATGCTATGAAAGAATCTACAAGCACTAGCAATGCATCCACACTTAACATAAAGGTCTATGATAGCATTTCCAACAATGACATCCATGCATTCAGAACCAACTTTTACAAGGTAGCCATGGATCTGCTCACCAGCCTTCTTTGCTCCTATATCAGAACATGCACCAAGAACAATTGAGAAAGTGAACTGATCAGGACGCAGACCAAACTGATATTCCCTGTAAAATAGCAGCAGAGCTTTCTTTGGCAGGAAATTCCAGCAATATCCAGAAAGCATGGCATTGATTACAACTAAATTTCGTGGGAACACAGCATGGGAAAATAACTCACCAGCACCCTCAATGCTATGGCATTTTGCATACATGTTTACTAGTGATGCACTGACATAATCAACAAGTAGCAGCCCAAGTTTAAGAGCTAAAGAGTGAATCTGCCTTCCCTTATCCAAGTCCTGAAGAAAGGTGCAAGCATTCACGACAGTGGCAATACAATGCTGATCTAGAGGTGCTCCAGCATCACTTAACTGCCTAAAGTAACCGCATGCTCTTTCATACTGGAGGTTCTTAACGCAGCCTGCCATGACTCCAGCCCATGATACAATATCTTgtgattgcatagttttgaaGATTAATTCTGCACACATCAGTGATCCAAGTTCAGAATATACCGACATAAGAGCATTGCAAACATTAGTATAACAGATATTTCCAGTTTTCAAACTAAAAGCATGCATTTGTTGAACCTCCTCTTCTATTTGACATATATCTAACACTGTAACCATGTCTCCTTCTCTCAAACTGAGACCTGAAGGAAGAAAAACTTCTGCAAGTTTCACTGCTTCATCCTGACAACCATTTGAGTGATAGCTTGAGATAGCCAAAGAATACAAAGATGCATCAGGCCTTCTAACAGCAGCAACAAGCTTTCCAATGTACTGAGTTTCACCTACCCTCCCAGCTGACTTGATCAATTCAGACACAACAAAACAATCTACTCCCAAGCCCACTTTAAGTGCATAAACATGAATGTTCCGAGAAAGATCAAATGTTCCCAGAACAGCCGCAACACCAGCTACTACCCTCAACGTCACCACATCCACTGCCATGCCAACTCTATGCATATCCAGAAAAAGCTCAGCAGCCTCTACGAAACAATTGTTCTCAACAAAACCAGAAATCATTGCATTCCAAGCAACGGAACTCTTCACTGGAATTTTATTAAACAGCCTAACAGCATCACCCACATTGCCACATTTCGCGTACATGTCGACAAATCCAACTTCCACAAACCTATCAGCTCCCAAGCCAGATTTGACCACCAATCCATGCACCATGAGCCCAAGCTCCATGATAGCAGACCTGGCACAGGCGTTCAGCACTGATGAGATGACAAACCGGTTTGGTTTCACCTGATCAGAGGACAAGAGCTCCTTGAATATCCCGATTGCCTCAATGAAGAGCCCACGGCTGGCATGCGCGGCAATGACGGTACACCAGGACGCGACGTCCCTGTCAGGCATTTCGTCGAACAGTTGGCGTCCGGCCGCCAGAGAGCCTCCTTTGGCATACGAATCCAGAAGGACGTTGGATACGAGCACGTCGGTCGCAAATCCGCGTTTAACTACGtgcgcgtgggcggcggcggcgcccgcggcgaggGCGTCGCGCGCGCAGCGCCGCACGAGGCGCACGTAGAGGCGCGCCTCGGAGGCCGGGAAGAGGAGCTCGATGGGGCCGACGATCTCCAGCACGGCAGAGACCCTTCCATGCGCGCGGGCATTTGGAGCACCGAAGGCGGGTACGgaggtggcgacggcggcggcggcggaagagaGGAGCCTAGATGGGGTCGGCCTGGAGGGGAGCGATGTGTGTAGGAGTAGCAAAGAGAGAGACCTTAACATAAGCGAGGTGGTATGCGGGTCGCCGGGGACGGGCGACGACGACGAAGGAGGATGAGGACAGGGTCGGCAAtggcgtcgtcgccggcggcggcggcggcggcgcggcttggaGCATGGAAATGGGGGCCCAATCTTGGAGCCAGATTTGTTGCAACTTGCAGGCGCGGATTCGTATCCTTTTCCCCATTACCACACTGATGTTGTCCCGCTTATCGCTGCCGCCCGATCGTAATTTGGAGGGTGTAGATTTAAGCAATTACAGACGCCAGATCTTTGCATGTGGCGCAAAACTCATGGTCGCCAGGTGGGCTTGCcgcttggttttttttttttatggGGCTTGCCGCTTGGGTTGGTTCACGACTTCACGGGTCCAGCTTTATAAAACGTGAAGCCCAATCGAAACACCGATAAGTTCTCCAAATTTCGGAATTCAGAGACTTCTGCAGGTGCTTTGGatatctttatttatttttaactaAACACTAAGATAGAGCACCGCAGTTTTATAGAAGGCCTTGTTTAATTCACGAatttttttgagttttgatactgtagcactttcgttgttatttgacaattaatattcaattatggactaattaaatttaaaagattcatttcGTCGCTTATagttaaactgtataattaattattttttcaactgcatttaattctccatgcatatgtccgaaAATTCGAGTGATGGGTACTGaagattttttttgagaactaaacatggcctaagaATTCATGCCTCGTATTAAGGAAACTAGGCTAAACCTTACTACAACGTttggtctttttttttattgaaaaaaaaagctCAAATCACAAGCTCAATGGGCAGTCTGTGTAGCTAGACCTAGACTTGAGCCAAGGCATCACATAACGACCTACACTAAAACATGTAACCCACTGCCTGGGTAAGTTAAGCAGAAAGTGGACAGGAACACTGCCGTGCCAAACTGATATACAGCAGGAGCATGTTCTTCATAAGCAGTGCCGCGTTTGGAGCCAACGATGCCTTTTCCATTTAACTTGTTCTCTGAAGATCAATGTCTTTAGGGAACCTGTTTTGTGTATTTTGAAGATGCATTCAACATAAAGCTCTCACTGTTTCATGTTGTTATTCAGCATATTACACACCAGTCCTACCAGTTGCAAAAACCAACATATAGTAGATCAGAAGACTTTTTCATTCATAGCACGCACCATATGACATGACAGAAATATTTTTTGATCTCAGCCATatgcaaatatttatttttctattattATAGCGCTCTCTATCTGCTCATCAGGAGTGCTCAGGGATGTGCCTTTCACAACAGTGGTGGTCCCGGAAGTTCTGGAATAATGTAAGCTGCAAAAAGTAGCCGATATCACAAATGAGGTTCTGCACGCAATTTACTCGGAAAGAAAAAATGAGGTGGTGTACCAGGAATTTTAGCATTTTTAATATCTAGAAGGACATGATAACAGCATAAGAAACCATTACGAACAATAATAGAATGGTGTCGAGCACCTACCGGATCCGCATCTGGCCCCGGGTGTGAACTCCTGGCCATACCGGCGCCCGAGACTAACAAGCCTCTCCACGCTTATCTTCTGCTCGTCTTCTGGGGTGAGGACAGAACAAATACCAACTAGGTTACTTTTCTTCACTACATTGTCGCATTTTTTACTTGGTTTATTGCTTTGTGGGGGGTCTTTTTTTATGACATCCATGCAATGTTCAAAAACATGTATCCTGTGAACGTAAAAGCTCCCATGAGCAAGCGCTACGAGCATAGTAAGAGCTAAGGCAAAGACTAGAGGGCGAAGGGTTGCTTTAGTAGTAGCCATTCCTGCACTAGTAGGATTGCTGCTAGAGATGTGAACCTTATACCCTGCACCTGCACATCTTTATATAGGCATGTGGGAATCCATGTGTCTAACAACTAATCAATGTCCATGAGCCTTAGATCATTTGAGAATCCATGTCTATCAACTAATCAATGGCAGTGCATCTTTGATATAGCATGTGAGAATCCAGGTCTCACTATGAATCAATTTGTGCATATACTAAAGGATTATATTTGTTTCCATATGGAGCTTGCGGGAATCCATCATGTCTAATTACTATTCCTTGTATATAAGTCTTTGGAACAGCATGAGAGAATCCAAGTCTAGCCACTAATCAATGACCATGCATCTTTCCCTCTTAGTTTAATACTATATATCCAGACATCATGCCTGTTTGTCAAAAACAAATGTATCTCTGCATCTTGATATAGCATATGAAGATCCTAGTGAGCTAGATCTTGATATAGCATACGAAGATCCAAGCCTCATTACAAATTAATGTCCATAAATCTCTGAACGGATTATGCTACTTTGATGACCTAATTACGAAAACTGTATACTATGTGTAGatatttcttttttaaaaaataccaACATCATCGCATCAAATTCTTAGTTGCCAAATAAAACAACTGGATAGAAATCTTGAAAGAACGACAGGCATAATTTTCTCGTTAGTACTATTTATTTGGTATGTTGCATGAGGAATAAGTAAGTGGCTAATAATGTTAAATTGTTAATTATTTTTTCGTAACGACCAATAATTTTTGAAGTAAATATAATTATAACCCATGTGCTATTTTATATTCTAGGTTTAGCTACACCTAATTAATTACTGTTCAGTAATAACTACTACGTACACACCTTTTCACTGAACATGACTCAATAATTCGGTTTGGTAATTTTTAGTCGGTTTGGTTAGTAATTTGACTGTTAGGTGTAGAATAGTCACTATGCTTATATGTAAAATAAGGGTATCGTACTCTAATCATATTATATCGTATTATTGTTTTCTATTTCATTCAATACGATTAATTGTCATGTGCTCGGGTTTATGTGCCTATGGGGTGGACCCAAAATATTAACACGTTTTTCGAGTATTGGATATCCATGATGTTTTTTTAATCTGATATCCATGATGATTAGATGATACATCTTTCTTCTCCCCCATTCTCTAATTCGAGTATTTCAAGTAGTTTGAGTACCGGAATTCTCTAATTGGCCGTGTGCCccaagcacacggcgaagacttCGCCGTCAGTGGCCCGACGGCGAACCCCTGACAGCAGCGCTAGGCACGGCAGAGgcctagtttgccgtgtgccatctgtcgcacacacggcaaacacattcGCCGTGTGTATccaagggcacacggcaaaaaaaagGCCAGACGTCGTGACGCCGTCGGCCTAACGGTGTGACGgaggacttcgccgtgtgccaggaagcaggcacacggcgaaatttcccactttgccgtgtgccacctggatagaggcacacggcgaaatcgGTCACGGGGGCCCAGCAGCAgagctctttgccgtgtgcccttggctttggcacacggcaaagtatttaggttcgccgtgtgcccctggcattggcacacggcgaacttggTGTTCAGGGCTGGCcaaatggtcactttgccgtgtgcctagtccCTGGTACACGGCAAGGTGACCAAACaaatcatattttttttggtttttcaCATAAAAAGGACCCCATATCACAACATATATATCACAGTCATTACATATCATAACAAACGTCATAGACATTATATATCACAACTAGCCACAAATAACATCAAACACATACAGAAGTCCAATGCAAAGTCCTGCAAGTTCACAAAATATCCAGAAGttcacaaatacatatccaGAAGTTCACAAGTCCATAAATATTGAAATAAACAAGTTTATGGCTGTGGTGGGTCGTCGAACGGTGGGGCGCCGCCGAATTGAAGCGGGAAAAATTGCTGTGGGAGCGTCGGTGAGATGCCCGGCGACAATTCTGGCGTATTCGATGCCGCCGatagattctgcaaaaaaaagtAAGATAGTAAATTGCAGGTGAGACAAAAACCAAGTTCTCAAGTTATAATTCATGAGAGGAGATATGCTACACTCGTTTACTGAAATGCATTGGGACAGACAGAAGAGAAGTTCAAACTTTCATTGAAATACCTGATTTCGAATTCCTATGATAATGCATCTTGTAATTTGAGCTTGAAACTTCAGcttcaaatttgatttgcaaAACTAGATCGACCAAATTACCGCAAACGAATCCATGAACCTCTTCTATGAAGAAACCTTCGCCAATGACTTTATTTACAAATCAATTTCAACATTTCTATATGTAGTTTGGGATAGTTTAGCCAGTAACTTTTTTCAAAACGGAACCTACTttaaattttctacgaattCGGATATCCAAATGAAAACTCCAAATTGAAACTTAGATACACTAGCGCTATTGCAAACGCTTTCCTTTTCGCTTATTTATTTTGCCAATAAATAGAGCACTAAAGGATCAGATGTAGGTCCCCTAAATCGTTAAGTGAGTAATGTAAGTCACAATCTCTAAGTCTAAAGTtctctaagtatctaatacttcaaaagaaactaaagggttttcaagatactcaccggaggagtaggaggaggaggagccacagGGAATTGCATGGCTGGGATGGGATTACCCATTTGGACAGAAAGACCATgaatgtagttgtacatctggGCCATCTCGGCCGCCTGCTTCTGCTCATTCTCTTGTCGTATCCTCCTCTCTTCGGCCAGTGCCGCCTCGTACGCCGCCTGTTGCGCTTGCATTCGGTGTTACAATAGTTCATGACAATGTtacaatgcaaagcaaatatatgtacaaaacgaatgaactatgaataaataagaaataacctgaagttcctgcacttggagctgcgacgcggacagccgtgggcgtatggccgggctaTTGGTCGTGCTCCTCGCTCGAATCTGGGAGAGGGTGGGAGTGCTGGCCGTGTCTAAAAGGCCGTCGCCAATGTAGTAGCGCCCAtgtttcttgcctcctcccaccctcataaTAACTTCTGCATCAAGGGGCTGGGTCCTCGGATCCCAGTCTGCCCCATGGACATGTCTTCCCATCTCTGTGTACGCCTGGATATGACTGTGGACGGACGGGTTGCTGTACGCCGAGGGCGGGTCGTCAGGGTTGTAGGTGACGTTGGATGTCGCCTTGCCCTTGCGGGCCAGAGCCCATCCCACGAACGGGTTGCACTCCTGGCCTTCATGTGAGGACGATTGCGAAAAAGGAAGAAGTTGATTACAAATTATGCTGAATTGAATGTTAGATTAGAGAAATGAGTCTGTGTACTGTGTACCCATCTAGCCCTGTTGAATTACAAATTATGCTAAAAGGAAGAAGTTGATTACAAATTATGCTGAATTGAATGTTAGATTAGAGAAATGAGTCTGTGTACTGTGTACCCATCTAGCCCTGTACTCGTCGTTGTTGAGGCTGCCTTGATGGTGTGCTGGACCTGGCATCAGCAATCGCTGCTGCCGGCCAGCGTCGTGCAAAGCCTGCCACTCGGGGTCGAATCAATTGTCCACTATGTGCTCCCAGCACACGGTGTCATTACGACACCACCACGCAGGAACCTACACGTGATCAAATGCATGACATGTAAGAAAAGAGACATTTAACGATGTTTTTCATCTTATAATAAATTTGAACTTACCTGTAAATATTGCTCTCGGGTCAGCTTCAAATCCATCGCCTCAGACTTCCCGATCTTCTGCTTTAGGAAATGTGCACAATAGTTGATGACGCACTGGACTTGCAACTCATAATGCATGTCCTTCATGAGTTTAACGCATCGATTGTGAGCCACAATCGCCGCCCGCTCCTCGTATTCCTCATCACACCTGTAA
The nucleotide sequence above comes from Panicum virgatum strain AP13 chromosome 3K, P.virgatum_v5, whole genome shotgun sequence. Encoded proteins:
- the LOC120698014 gene encoding pentatricopeptide repeat-containing protein At4g39530-like → MLRSLSLLLLHTSLPSRPTPSRLLSSAAAAVATSVPAFGAPNARAHGRVSAVLEIVGPIELLFPASEARLYVRLVRRCARDALAAGAAAAHAHVVKRGFATDVLVSNVLLDSYAKGGSLAAGRQLFDEMPDRDVASWCTVIAAHASRGLFIEAIGIFKELLSSDQVKPNRFVISSVLNACARSAIMELGLMVHGLVVKSGLGADRFVEVGFVDMYAKCGNVGDAVRLFNKIPVKSSVAWNAMISGFVENNCFVEAAELFLDMHRVGMAVDVVTLRVVAGVAAVLGTFDLSRNIHVYALKVGLGVDCFVVSELIKSAGRVGETQYIGKLVAAVRRPDASLYSLAISSYHSNGCQDEAVKLAEVFLPSGLSLREGDMVTVLDICQIEEEVQQMHAFSLKTGNICYTNVCNALMSVYSELGSLMCAELIFKTMQSQDIVSWAGVMAGCVKNLQYERACGYFRQLSDAGAPLDQHCIATVVNACTFLQDLDKGRQIHSLALKLGLLLVDYVSASLVNMYAKCHSIEGAGELFSHAVFPRNLVVINAMLSGYCWNFLPKKALLLFYREYQFGLRPDQFTFSIVLGACSDIGAKKAGEQIHGYLVKVGSECMDVIVGNAIIDLYVKCGCIASACRFFHSMKSWNINSYAMLMLGYIQNRCSDEALQLFSKMQHSGLRANRVTFARILRGCADLCAIDLGRQLHASIIKMGLLSDVYVTNALVGMYKKSDVWTDSRRTSQETLAGNVPEQDTTDNFSLEKRYTSRALEEVGLFTLDEENDHVSLADARKNYIAAASQFYGNLLPIDVVGRELGIKTNIGNGKNVKYSGSKLLLYYNDGNYQGNRYGSVKLFNLFQEGSQKSDHFVLIVSIDSGNSKIKDAGFVNVEPMKSYGSAPALGFPP